The Dermacentor silvarum isolate Dsil-2018 chromosome 3, BIME_Dsil_1.4, whole genome shotgun sequence region ATCCGGTACGTGATCCTCGATCTCGTCACCAATTTTTAGAGCATGTCGTTGTTTGAAGACGGTCACGCATATCTTTAAGCTTGGGGATGTCAATATCGGGCGCATTCAGAAGAGACCTGGCTTCCTGAACGATCGTTCTGTTTTGCGCTCGTCGGGCTGCTCGCTTGGTGTTCAGACGTTCCTTTAGTCGAAGTTGCGTGCGATCGTGCAGCTGACTTGCACTGGAGCCAATCGTCACGTCCGCGTCTATTGTTCCTCACCACTTATGGCACAGTATAGCGCCCCATGCGAAGAGAATAGGACGTGTCTGCACGGGGTTTTCGACGCCAAAATAATATTGCCGCCTGCATACCGAGAACGAAAAGACGcccgccgcatcatagctgtgtTCCAAAGAACCGCAACAACACAAGCGTCAGGCAAGGTACCGTAAGGAAACGCTGCGCCGCACATGCCCACGCCACGTGCTGACAGACCACCGACGGCTTGTGCTCGAGAATCGGAGGAATGGCACGTGACAGGCGGCGACGAAAGAGAGAACGACGTTATAAGAAGCGACGCTCTAAGGACATTTGATTGAGGGTTGAGTCGCTTGAGTTaacgggcacaggttcgccctgaATGAACCAGTTTTCTTAGAAGCTATGGTCGTAACTCTTGGTTACAATATTAAAAATGCGAGAgacttgttgttgttgcctcgaaAAATGACTGGAACATTAACGGCCCGCTCGAACCTCATCCTCCTTTTCTTTTCACTACGAGCGCCCATTCTTTATTCCAGCACTTCCTTTTATACACTTAGAAAAGAGTTGGCCGAACTGATACAAGATTAGGGACAGCTTTGTTTTTCTTAGTGTCCAGTGCACATTTCGTTTGCGTTCATTGTTTCCATTGCTATGCTAGCTTGTCACCAATTACTTTCACTTCATTTGGTGACAGTGTAATAGCATGGttcttgcactttttttttaaatttcagcgTTACAGCTTGTACCCAGTGATCGGTCTTTCATTTACTGTCTTCGTTTCGTTTGCTTATGTCTACATTAAGAAGAATTCCGCCAATCTTTATAGTTTCGACTTATTAGTAGGGAAATATGTATCAAAGTATTGGGAATGTGCATCACTTATAAAATGaaatttcaattaaaaaaaacaaaaaaagatcaGGATATACCTATAGTTGCTTTACGTGCTGCTTGAGCTTCCTTTATTTAGGTATGATGGTATGTATGATGAAATAATTAGACGCTCACTATTTCTCTAAATTATATTTCCTGCGCAGTGAGTTGCTTGGCATATATAGGATGCGTTTTTTTCCCTGTAAGGTATTATATGCAAAGACTTCAGGCAAACTCCCATAATTCACGCCACCTGAACCGCTAATCTCGCGTTTCCTAGGTGCGTCCCATCTCTTCTGTACCTGGTAGGACGAGCATGCCTTGTGTTCTCAATTCTGCCGGTGATGAAAACAAGACAAATCTACTGATTCAGGCCCTAAACAGCACCCGACTATTAGGATGAAACGATTGGCGGTACTGCAACTGATCGTGCAGACAAAATCTTTATTCACGTACCGCTTCCTGCACTATATATGCCGTGAGCTACGGGATCTAGTGACCTATAAAGACTACGCTCCGAGAGTCGACGCTTTGAGAAACGCCTAACGTCTCCTTGCGATGCAGGCCAGAGAGTGAGTAAGCCGTATCTCCGCTGTTCGTTGTCTAGTTATTTGAGACGCGCCTTCTGCTTCTATGACGCATTAAAACGGTCTCACTTCCTATTCACATGCACGGCGACATCGTGGTGCGTACAGCTAGGTTTAGTAGTAAGTTTAGCTTCCGCGGCAGATGAGCTCTTGATAGGAACACGGATAACGCGTCCTTTTCTGGTGGACGATCCGCACGTTCAGTTACATAAGGCTATAGGGACAGATGGAGAGATAACAGCTTTCCGCTCGCATTCCTGTGCGTCGCAATACTTATTTTTCATTTCTCGTCTTCATTGGTAGGCTAGAAAACATTCTCCTCTTGCGATCCTCCCCTCGGATGCTGGCACACCTACACGGTATATAAACTCGGAACGAGGAGACGTTCACCATTCCTCGCAGTCCTGAGCATTGTAACGTCAAGTATGAACACAATGGTAAGGCTTGGTAGAATTGAGCTGTCGTTCCCAATTTATACTTACATATTGAAAGTTATACCTTCTTGTTTACTACGTAGTTCTATTTCAAATAAGAATCAAGCAGTATTAGGCACGCGATTAGTATTCGCTTCGGTAACTCACTTTTCGGCATTGTCTAATGCTCTTTACTGTTCCAGCATAGGCGATAACACTTACTGGAGTCTAGGTGAGGAAGGACCGCTGCAACCGCTAATTCTTCCGAACTATTTTGTTGTGAATGGCATAACCCGCATTTATCAAATAGCGTAAAAAAGCGCATTTTTACGATGTGCAATCTACGCAACCATCGTATTTTACATTTGTAAATGAGAAATTATTCTGTATTTGCGTCGGAATTCAAAGGTCGTTTTTTTCGCATATTTATATTCGAATCGAATTCGGAATGCTACTGTACCTATTCCTCAACTATCTCTCCTCGCAAGGACTTCGTATTTAGCTCGGCGAAATACTGCGGGTGAGTCTAGTGAGTTGTATGGCAAAGGACGTAGCTGCAGTCTCGCTTCTTCAAGTCATTCTATATCGGTCACACGCTGACAGTATCACTGACAACACTGTAATATGGCGCCTGTGAGCTTAGGGTGAGGTCTGTGTAGATAACCTCACAAAAATGAGGTTATAAAGAATAGAAGACACTATCCTGCCATCGATATAATAACGCACCGAAATGTATGCGGAAACTCATTTGTgtgcctgtgctttttttttttttgatgccttGTTTTCTATCTACACTGCCTGCACCATGCTAGTAATTTCAGAGATCATAGCACGCATGAGATACATTCACTATTTCTAAATCTTGTTCTGCAGAGGAAGCTATTTGCCTTGCTCGCCGTACTCGCCTTGTCCACGGTGTCCCCAGTAGCAGAAGCAGGGAAACTTGGCTACGGCGGCGCTGGTTACGGAGGCCTAGGATACGGTGGCCTAGGATACGGTGGCCTCGGCTACGGAGGTCTCGGCTACGGAGGACTTGGTTATGGCGGCCTAGGTGGCGGCCTAGGTGGCGGCCTAGGTGGTGGCTTGGGCGGTGTCGGCGGCGGTGTAGGCGGTGTAGGCGTCGGCAGCAGTGTTGCTCTTCTTAGCGGCGGGCCTGCCTTTGCCAAGGCAGTGGCCGGGCCAGCGTTCATCGTGAGGACGGTTCACCACGTCAACAAAGTCAGCGGTGGAGGAGCTCTTGTTGCCCACTCTGGTCTCGGAAGCGGATACGGCGGCGGCTACGGAGGCTACGGAGGTGGTTATGGTGGATACGGCGGCGGCTATGGAGGCTATGGAGGATACGGAAGTTACGGAGGCTATGGAGGTTACGGAGGCTACGGAGGTGGCTATGGTGGCTACAAAGGTGGTTACAAAGGCTAATTATTGAGTTCGTTTATTTACTGTTCGGAGCATTGCATCAAAAGAAGAAATCACCTGCATAGACTTGTCCCCGCAACAACTACGATGCATTAACAGTCGTTCGAATCATTTGCCACTGGTGGTTTGAAGTGTGAGATGTAAAGGCGGAGCCAGTTTACTTCGCTGTAAGCCTTCACAGCTCAAAAAAGCAGCGGAGGATTTAATATTCACTGGTGTTGAAGGAGGCGGGAACTACGCACGAGAAATCGCTGTGATACATCAACCAATGACATCACTTGACATTTTTCGATCACCTTTTAAAAAAGCACAAAATAAAAGACGTTTTGCACCAGAACATCTTCTTGGGCCTTCCTTATAATTTGCAGCCCAAAGTATATTTCGAGCAAAATGCCGAGCAGCATGAGGCATTGCTTCGTAGCGGCTATGGCTTCGGACAAGAATGGTTTACGTTGGATAAAAGACAGGGCCCCATTCCAAGGCGCCTCTGTTGCACAGGACTAAGCAGTTGGAGCCAAAGCAAACAATGAGGCATCGGACAAATTTCTACGCAAGAAGCTGCCAAGAGTAAGCATCAAGGCCGTACACACAATAGCATTTACAAAGCTATGCTATATGACTACATGACGAAGCTCCCGGAACCAATGGAAACACGAGATCTCTGTGGATCATATCCAATATAGACGCCAAAAGTAAACATCAATTTCTTAGGAATATACGACATAGACATGCAATTACGACAGGCATAGCACAGTGGTGTCGAAGAAGCGCCGCTAACGATCATGCCGACTGGCTATACTGTTGCTTGTTTCATTTAAAATGTCACCCGATTTGTTTATCCTCGGGGTATACAACTCAACACACCCGCAGCTGATAAACGATCACCGAAGCACAACACTGTAGCATGAAACCTGTTTCCCGTGCGATGTCCCATTGGCAGTGGTATAAACGTTTGCTAGAGCTTAGACCGGTCGACTTCTACATCAGCACGCGGCACAACAGAGGAATTCCCGCACTATTGTCATCGTGGTCAGTGCTTGTAAACCTTGCAGTGTTCACCTAGGGCTACTGATTGAACATTTATACCTTCCTCTGGCTTCACTTCGACTAACCCTCCCTGACTGTGCCTACTCAAGAGATCTCACATCTCATTGCTATGGTATTTCTTGTGACTTCGGTCTTGTCGCCGTCCGCGAAACTTTATCTGTGCGAACTGCCTAGACAAATGATGCAGCTTCAAGCACTCCGATAAGAAGTACTGCATACCCTATATTTCCGTGAAGTAGCTTACAATGTCGCACTTTTTGGGGTTATAAATTTATTCTCGTTACGAGCTGCAAGTGTTATGTTTTAGAATGTTGGCCACAATTTTGCTACAGCTCGTTGTCAATCGCGTGCTTATACGCTTGATATATAtctattttacagcgtaagctgttatggggtCATTGCAATAGCCGCTTCGGGTCgcaatgatgccgccgccgacgtCCATATGCAACCgttatcgccggaaacgcgaaa contains the following coding sequences:
- the LOC119444380 gene encoding ctenidin-1-like, with product MGRNLRFCRVATDGTRILKVFDATSCAVELSKFEAGILGGSSGSGMGAEAQRKLFALLAVLALSTVSPVAEAGKLGYGGAGYGGLGYGGLGYGGGLGGGLGGGLGGVGGGVGGVGVGSSVALLSGGPAFAKAVAGPAFIVRTVHHVNKVSGGGALVAHSGLGSGYGGGYGGYGGGYGGYGGGYGGYGGYGSYGGYGGYGGYGGGYGGYKGGYKG